In a single window of the Cygnus olor isolate bCygOlo1 chromosome 5, bCygOlo1.pri.v2, whole genome shotgun sequence genome:
- the TRAPPC6B gene encoding trafficking protein particle complex subunit 6B, which translates to MADETLFLLLHSEMVAGLYRAAEQGEGENGRCTTKLESMGFRVGQGLIERFTKDTARFKDELDIMKFICKDFWTTVFKKQIDNLRTNHQGIYVLQDNKFRLLTQMSAGKQYLEHAPKFLAFTCGLIRGGLSNLGIKSIVTAEVSSMPACKFQVMIQKM; encoded by the exons ATGGCGGACGAGAcgctgttcctgctgctgcacagcgAGATGGTGGCGGGGCTGTACCGCGCCGCCGAGCAGGGCGAAGGG GAGAACGGGCGCTGCACCACCAAGCTGGAGAGCATGGGCTTCCGCGTCGGGCAGGGGCTGATCGAGAG GTTTACAAAAGATACTGCCAGATTCAAAGATGAATTAGATATTATGAAGTTCATTTGCAAAGATTTTTGGACAACTGTattcaaaaaacaaatagaTAACCTCAGGACCAATCATCAG ggtATTTATGTCCTTCAAGATAATAAATTTCGACTCCTGACACAAATGTCTGCAGGAAAGCAGTATTTAGAACACGCACCAAAG TTTTTAGCATTTACCTGTGGACTAATCAGAGGCGGCCTATCAAATTTGGGAATAAAGAGTATTGTAACAGCTGAAGTTTCATCAATGCCTGCAT GTAAATTCCAGGTGATGATACAGAAGATGTAG